The genomic stretch TTAATGGCTGGCCACTTACCTTGTCTCAGCTGCTTTGAAAGACTCCCAGCCTGTTTGCCTGACCATGAATGTTTTATGCTGTGTCTCGATCTGTATATAAATGTGGCCAATATCAGTGCTGATGGTTTGACTAGAAGAGGACTTCTAGAGTTGCTATACAGCTCTCATTTCCCCCCAGATATGTGTTCTAAAAAAATgtgcctgtgttttttttttttgtttttttttttttttcctttttagtctTTAGCTGTTGTGCTAGTGAGAGAAGTGTGCCAGCAGATCTGAATGAAACTGCATAATGGAGATTTGACCTCCTGAAAAAATGCCACTGCTGGAGAAGAGCTatctatatataaatatctaGGAGAATTTTAGGTAGCGCTGTGAGTTTGGCTCTTTTGGTGGTTCACACAGTAGAGGGGAGCTTGGCATGTGACACCCTATCCAGTACTGTAATCAACAATATTGAAGCCTGTGGACACATGGCTGATAATTTGAATACCAGTTTTTAGTGGCAACTGCTATCCCCCATCTGTTTTTGTGTGGCTCTGAATGACTTCATTTGATACTTATGTTCACTGTTTCCTTGTAAGCGTTGGAATGCAGCCCACTTGAGAAAACATGTAATTCAATTAACTCTCCCCAAGAAAATGGGATCTTTtgaatgtatgtttttttcttcacatccCTGACAGCAAGTCAGTAACACAGAACCCATGTAATACCAGAAAGAGCATAGAGCAGAAGAGTCTTTGGTCTTTTCTTTATAAACACAGGGGGATTGCTTTTCACCAGCAGTTTCTGAAGCTGTAACGAGAATGAGAGGAAGGATGGGGAAGGTAAAGCTTTGTGAGTATTTACCCAATGCCTGGAGAACGTAGCATGGAGCTCTGCCAGGCCCTTTGTTCCTTCcaggattattttttcagtaactttttAGGAACAATCCAAGTAAGTTTGGCCATTTCTACTCCAGGCTAGCAGTGATGCTAGTGATGATTTCTGCTTTAAGAATCCCATATGTCCAGTTGCATGTATGTAAACAGGACACTAGTGTGGTGCAGTCACGAGTCACCATCCTTTGGCTACAATGGAACACAGATGAAGCCAATTTCTTTCCAGAGCAGTACTGTTCACTTTTTCCAGCCTGGAAACTTAGGATTGACAATTCAGAGCTAAATATAATctggctggctgcagggagtgaCTCAGATGCAAGAAGTGAGTCTGCCCTATCGCCGTTTCCAAATAGCCATGCTGGCTCTTCAGCATGAGTAGCAGAAGCAGGTGGGGAGCTAGTTTGGATTCTAATCTCTTTCTATCCAGTTCTCCTGTCTCCTGTTGGCACAAATGACTTACAGAGTCTAGAGCCAGGCTCTCAAATCATTCTGGGGGTTCTTTGTTCTCTAGGGAAACGCTCTCTGGCACTGCAGGTACAGTGTTGACATGCCAGTCCAGAAAGAGATTTCTTTAGCTTGTGCCGGATGTGAAGCACAGACCACAAACCATAGCATCCTCCTCAGCACTGGGGTAGAGTGGTGAGTCATTGTGCCCATGACTTCAGAACAAAAAGTCTGACTGCAAGGTCTATGGCAGAAAATCTTTACTGCTTTACAGGAATAGTGTTatgctgctgtcactgtgggAGCTGCTCAGAGCGCTCAGCTGCTGTGTAATTAGGGCTGTGGAAATACAAGCAAGGAAATCAGAATGCACAGGATATCACACAGCTTATTTCAGTAGAAGTGAAATATAGTTGAGGCTGGCTTTTGTACAAGTACAGAAACAAGCTAAACAGAGTCATCGGTGAAAACTGAGGACAAAGCAACCTCTTAAATACTTGGGAGCAGGTGATGTTCTCATCCTGGTCCCAAAAAGGGACTTGCTGTTTATAGTCCAGAGCTGATCCACTTGGTGGCTTGGTTTGCTTGGTAACTCCAATAACAATAATAGAACACAAACCTCAGCAGTCGCCCCTTTGCCAGGCCTGGCTCTTCTTCCTGCAAGACCTTTACCCCACGTGTCCAGTTCCATCTGACTCTCAGACACATTTGCTTGGGACTGGGCTTTTGTGTGTCGTGCCGATGGTGGTAAGTTCCTGCAGGTCCATAAAATAACCTTAGTCAGGTGTGAACTGTTAAAGGGGATAATTCAGAGATAAAGCACTACACAGAACAGcgaaatataaatacatttaaaagaagaaatcatgGGCTGAAAGTCTAGGCTCCTAACAGTTGTTTCAACTGGGGAAAAACCTTCCTTTCCTGTCACCTACCCACACAATATAACTTCGGTTTAAGTTAAAGTTACCTCAGAATCTAATGTTTGTTTGGCAGGGGAGTTAGTGTAATAGTTTGTATCAGTATTATGCTATTTTCTAAGatctgctgcagtttttctaTAACTGTAAGCAATTTAGGTAGCTGGGCATAATGAACATTGCCTTCTTACCGTAGCAAATTGCCAGTAAGTTGCTTCCACGTGCTTGTTTTGACACAAACACTATATGCCAAAGTTGATAAGTATTGAAGGCATAAACAATAACAGTGAAGTTACCTTCTATACTCAACATTTTCCATATCTTTTGCCCTTTGTAAATCCAGACAAGATGATAAAAACTAGTTGACCTGAACACGTAGGCTGATCCTGGTTTTGGTAATGTGAAGATCAGCCTGTTGGGTAACTGATCACTGGAACTGTGAGCTGTTGCGATTGGCTGACTTGGAGCATGATGTCAAGCAAAAGCATTGATAGCCTGGGTGGGAGGCAATCTAGTGCTAAATGTGTCTATTAATGTGATGCAGAAATTCTCATTATCCTCAGCTATGTTCAAGAAGGGAACATAAAGAAGAAGATTATCTAAATATGCTAATTCATGGCTAAAGGTTGCTTGTTCAGTTGCTTTGGGGTAAAAAGCAGAAGTCAGTAAAGACTTTTGCAACAGCAACTGACTTCTTAATGACTTAGATAGCTATTTACCTACCTAGCAGCAAAGATACCAGCAAGCTAGATGTTTGCTGCATGGACACAATTCACAAAAGCTCTGAAACAAACTTCCTggtccctattttttttttctttttcttttctctcaccTCTTTTCTCCAGATTTCTGAGTCCCCTGAATATGCTCATTGGTGGTACCGTGGTGGTCCTGGTGTTCCTGGGGTTCGTGTGGGTGTCACACAACAAGGACATACTCCGCAGGATGAAGAAGCAGTACCCAACCACGTTTGTGATAGTCATCATGCTGTCTAGCTACTTCTTGATCTCCTACTTGGGAGATGTCATGGTGTTCATGTTTGGGATcactcttcctctcctctgtaAGTATTTTTGCTATTCTCTGAGGGCTGAGCTTTCTCAAGTAAGTCTTGAGAGACTAAATCAGCTAATGGCTGTACTCTCTCCAAAGCAAAATCAAGACTGGGGGAAGGGGGCACGTAGAACACCACAAGTCATCTTGagtgttattattattaaatagaTACTTGCAGTTACTGAAGCAGTCATTCAGAGATCTTCTTCCAGCTGATGCATTCATTGGGCGTTACTGattaataaatgtgtttttgttgtgcAGTGATGTTTATCCACGCTTCTCTGAGGCTCCGGAACATAAAGAACAAGCTggagaacaaaaaggaagaaataggtTTGAAGAAGACCCCAATGGGTATCATACTGGATGCTCTAGAACAGCAGGAGGAAAGTATCAACAAACTGGCTGACTACATATCTAAAGTAAAGGAGTAAGCAACTGCAATGTGGTGTTTTTACCTGTTGCAA from Lagopus muta isolate bLagMut1 chromosome 11, bLagMut1 primary, whole genome shotgun sequence encodes the following:
- the ARL6IP5 gene encoding PRA1 family protein 3, encoding MEVQVAPLRSWEDFFPGSDRFARPDFKDISKWNNRVVNNLLYYQTNYLMVAAVVVAIVGFLSPLNMLIGGTVVVLVFLGFVWVSHNKDILRRMKKQYPTTFVIVIMLSSYFLISYLGDVMVFMFGITLPLLLMFIHASLRLRNIKNKLENKKEEIGLKKTPMGIILDALEQQEESINKLADYISKVKE